The Nitratidesulfovibrio sp. SRB-5 genomic sequence GGGTGGTGGCAAAGGTCGGCACGCACATCATGGGCGAGATTCCCCCTTTCTGCCTCATCGAGGGGAACCCGTGCCGCATCGTGGGCAAGCTCCCCATCAACGACAACCTGGCGGAAGTGTTCGGGGAAGAGCGTGTGCGGGCTTGGCGCAAGGCCCAGGATGTCGTGGTGCTGGATGCGTGATGACCGGCAGGACGCCCCGATGGCGGAAACGCGACCCTATGGCGGGATGGTGTGAAGATGGCCAGTAACATGCTGAAAGCATTCGTGCTCGTGTGCGCCGTGCCATTCTACGTGCTGCACCGGCTTGAGGCGCTCGTGCTGGGGCGCGAGCGATCCTTCGCGGGCATGACGCAACTGCTGGCACTGCTTCCGGGCGTGTACGGCGTGCTGTTGCGCGTGGCGTTCCTGCGTCTTGCGCTGCACGGATGCACGTCGGCATGCGTGGTGGAGTTCATGACCACCTTCGTGACGCCGCAAACGGTCATCGGCCGCAACGTGTACATCGGGGCCTACTGCAACATCGGGCATGCCGACATTGGCGACGACAGCCTTATCGGCACCCACGTCATGGTCACCAGCGGCAAGCATACCCACTTTTTCGACGACCCCGACGTGCCCATCAGGCTTCAGGGCGGGCGGGACGAGTGCGTGCGCATCGGCAGGGATTGCTGGATCGGGAATGGCGCCATCGTCATGGCCGATGTCGGCGACGGGTGCGTGGTGGCGGCGGGCAGCGTGGTGGCGGCGGCGCTGGCGCCGTACAGCATCGCGGCGGGCATTCCGGCGAGGGTGCTGGGCAGGCGCGGTGACCGCCGGGAACGGGAGGAGGCATGAAACCCCATGTGATGCAGCTCATCTTCCGGATGTTTCCGGGGGGCGCAGAGCGGCTTGCCCTGACCACGCTGGAGAAGGCGAGCCCCCATGTGCGGGGCACGGTCTGCGGCCTGTTCGGCGGGGAGGGACCGCTTGTGCCCGAAATAGAGGCCCGTGGCCTTGCCTGGCGCACCCTGGACGTCATCGGAAGGTCGAGGCTGACGGGCATCGCGCGGCTTGCCGCCCTGCTGCGTCGCGAAAAGGTGGACATTCTGCACGCGCAGGACTCCTACCTGCTGCAATGGGCGGCCCCGGCGGCGTGGCTCGCCGGGGTCCGGCTGGTCTACACCGAGCATGCGACGCACGGGTTCGAGACGCAGCCCCGCGCCCGGCTGCTGGTGCGGCTGCTGGCGCCGTTTCTGGGGGGCATTTCGTGCGTCACGGAAACATTGCGCAACTATATGGTCGATGTGCTGGGTGTTGCCCCGCATCGGTTGCGGGTGATCCGCAACGGGGTGGACACCGTGCGTTTTTCGCCCGCCGGGCCGGGGAAGCAGGTGGCGGAACTGCCCCCGGGCTGGGGGCAAGGCGGCCTGGTCTACGGAAACGTGGCCCGGTTCTGCGATGCCAAGGACCATCCGGGCCTGCTGCGGGCGTTTGCCGCCGTTCGGGCAACCCATCCGGACGCACGGCTGCTGCTGGTGGGCGACGGTGAGCGGCGCGACGAGGCGGAGCGCCTGTGCGGCGAACTTGGGCTTGAAGGGGCCGTGCATTTCACCGGCACGCGGCGTGACATTCCCGAACTGCTGCGCGCGATGGATGTCTTCGTCCTGTCGTCCCGGTACGAGGGCATGCCGGTGGCCGTGCTGGAGGCAATGGCCTGCGGCATCCCCGTGGTGACGACCGAGGTGGGTGGCATCGGGGAACTGGTGACGGATGGCGAGACGGCCCGCGTGGTGCCCCCGCATGACGTGCAGGCCCTGGCTGCGGCCATGCGCTGGATGGCCGACAATCCGGCGCACAGGCAGGCCATGCGCGAGAAGGCCATGGAAATGGTCCGGTCGCGTTGCAGCGACGAAGCCATGTTGCGCGGGTATCTGGCCCTGTACGGCGTAGGGGAGGCCCACACATGACAACGCACATCTGGAGAACGGCGCGTCGGCAGCATGCGCAGGCCGCGCCGGTACGGAGCCGCCCATGACGCTTGCCGCCGTTCTGCGCCAGCACCCGCTGCATTTCGTGCCGGTTCTCGCCATGTTCGCCGTGGTCTACCACGCCATCGTCATGCGCATGGTGGGCGACTGGAGCTTTGACCCCAACTATTCGCACGGGTTCCTGGTGCCGTGCCTGTCGGCGTGGTTTGCATGGCGCAGGTGGCCGCAACTGCGCGAAGCCGTGGTCGTCCCGTCCCTTTGGGGGCTCCCGCTGCTGGGGCTTGGCCTTGTGCTGCTGCTGTTCGGCTCCGTGACGCTGGAACTGTTCACGTCACGGGCCTCGCTGGTGGTGCTGCTGGCCGGAACCATACTCTATCTTTACGGGACCGGGGTGTTCCGCCTTTTGCGCTTTCCGCTGGCGTACCTGCTGTTCATGGTGCCCCTGCCATACACCGTGTACGACGCCCTGGCCCTGCCATTGAAGGGCCTGGTGTCCGCCGTCGCAACGGGTGGCATCCGCCTCATGGGGCTTCCGGTGCTGCGGGAAGGCAACGTGATCATTTTCCCCAACATAACGCTCGAGGTGGTGGACGCGTGCAGCGGCCTGCGTTCGCTCATGAGCCTGGCTGCGCTGGGAACGGCCTTCGCCTTCCTGTTCCTTCCGGCCGGGTGGCGGCGCTGGGTGCTGGTGCTGGCCACCGTGCCCATTGCCGTTGCCGCCAACACCCTGCGGGTTTTCGTCACGGGCGTGCTGTCCTGGTATATGGGGGCTGGCGCGGCAAGCGGCTTCTTTCATGAATTCGAAGGGATAGTCGTTTTCTTGGTGGCCATGGCCCTTACCGGCGGCCTGGGCATTGCCTTGGGGCGTGGGCATCAGGACCAGCGCGGGAAGGAGTGAATGCAGATGCGGATCAGAGTGTTGGTAGTGCTCCTGTTTCTTGCCGCTGGCGCTTACGTCAGCCATGCCCGTGTCGAGTCCGCCGTACTGCCGCAACGAGCCCTGAGTGATTTTCCGCTCGCGTTGGGCGAGTGGCGCAGTACGGGGCAGGTGTTCTTCGACAGCGAGACGATGGCCGTGCTGCGCCCCACGGATTATCTGGTGCGTCTGTACACGAACGACGCCGGGCGCAGGATCGGCCTTTACGTGGGGTTTCATGGCGGCGGCAAGGGCGCGGGCGCCATACATTCGCCGCGCAACTGTCTGCCCGGTGCCGGTTGGTTGCAGGTCGATTCGGCCCGGATGGACGTGCCGACCCCGGCGGGTGCCGTGCAACTCGTCAGGGCCACGTACGCCAAGGAGGCCGAGGGGGCCGTCTACTATTACTGGTACGAGGTGCGGGGCGAGCCGATAACCGACGACATGGACCTGAAGCTCGCCGAATTGCGCAACGCCGTTCTGCATGGCCGCAGGGATGCCGCGTTCATCCGGTTGGATGTTCCGGTGAACCAGGCCCAGGGAGCCGACGCGGACGTGGCTGCCTTCATTGCCCAGTTGTATCCGACGTTGCGTCTGTTCCTGCCGCAATGACTGTCGGGAAAAAGGGAAAGACCGATGGGCCGCCGGGTTCACGTAAAACCGGCGTCCCGGCCTTCGGGTGAAAGGAAAGCGACATGCCAGGCCTGCTCATCATCGATGACAATGAAGACGTGCGCAAGCAGTTGCGCTGGGGCCTGTCCAAGGAGCCATACCAGCTCTATCTGGCCGGTTCCACGGAAGAGGCGCTTGCCCTGCAGCGCGGGCATTCGCCAGCCGTGGTGACGCTGGACCTTGGCCTGCCGCCGGACGCCGAGGGCACATCCGAAGGTTTCCGGGCGCTGGATGCGTTGCTGAAGCAGGACCCGCGCGTGCAGGTCATCGTCGTGACCGGGCACCACGACGTGGAAAACGCCCTGCGGGCCATACAGGGGGGGGCCTATGACTTTTGCCACAAGCCCGCCGACCTGGACGTGCTGAAGATCATCATAGGCAGGGCGTTCTTTCTGCATGGCCTGCGCGACAATGTCGGCCCGCCCGTGAAGCGGCAGGGCGAATGCCAGGGCATCGTGGGACAATGCCCCGCCATGCTCGCGGTATTCGAGACCATCAGCAAGGTGGCGGCCTCGGACGCGCCGGTGCTGGTCACCGGCGAATCCGGCACGGGCAAGGAACTGGTGGCCCGGGCCATACACGCCTTCAGCCACCGCACTTCCATGCCGTTCGTGGCCATCAACTGCGGCGCCATTCCGGACAACCTGCTGGAGGCGGAATTCTTCGGGTACGAGAAGGGGGCGTTCACCGGTGCCACGCAACGCGTGCAGGGCAAGGTGGAATACGCGGACAATGGCACGTTGTTCCTGGACGAAATAGGGGAACTGCCCCCCAATCTTCAGGTAAAGCTGCTGCGGTTTCTGCAGGAAATGGTGATCCAGCGGGTAGGCGGGCGCAAGGACATCCGGGTGGACGCACGCATAGTGGCCGCGACCAACCGCGACATCCAGTCCGAAATCGCCTCCGGGAGGTTTCGTGAAGACCTGTACTACCGCATAGGCGTCGTGCCCATCGTGTTGCCGCCCCTGCGCACGCGTGGCGACGACATCCTGCTGCTTGCCCGGCATTTCCTGGAGCGCTTCGCAAGGGAGAGAAACCACCAGGTCAAGATGCTGTCCCCGGCGGCCACGCAGGCCATGCTGCGCCACAACTGGCCGGGCAACGTGCGCGAATTGGAAAACAAGCTGCGGAGAGCGGTCATTTTCGCCAGCGGGCAGCACATTGCACCGGTCGATCTGGGCTTTGACGACGCCATGCCCGCAGAGGCACCCGCCCCGCCGCGCCCGGAAGGCACCCTGAAGGAGGCGCGCAACGCCCTGGAGCGGGACATCGTGCTGACCGCGCTGGAAAAATGCTCCGGCAACATCGTGCAGGCATCGCAGGCCATCGGGGTCAGCCGGCCTACCTTCTACGACCTGCTGCGCAAGCACGGCATAGAGATATGACCCCCCGTCCGGTCAACGGTGGAAACGAGGGATGCGGGCCGCCGGTCCCGGTAACGCAGCTCAGGAGGCACAGCATGCCGTTCGCCAACGTCAATACCTGCCTCGCGGCAGCGCCCGGCACGTCCGGGCTGCACGTGGAGCGCCGGGCAATTCGCGTCCTGTCGGGGCTGGTCCTTGCGTTGGCCATCGCGCTGGCGTCCGCCATGCCTTTGGCGGCAGCCGGGGAGGATGCCAGGAGCGGCTTCCGGCCACTGGGGCCGGGTGGAGGCGGGGGCATGTACGTGCCGTCGATTTCTCCGTACGACGCCAGGCTGGTGTTCGTGGCGTCGGACATGGGAGGGGTGTACCGGTCCGAGGACGGTGGGGAAAGCTGGCGGCTGATTCCCTACCGCCAGGGTTTGCAGTTCACGCAGGTTTCTCCGCCCATGGCGCATTTTCCTGCCCGCATTGCCTGGATCACGCAGCGGAACCGGGTCACCGTGAGCGATGACGGCGGAAAGACCTGGCGGACGCAGCCCGAAGGCCCATGGAAGAATGCGCCGGTCACGCGCCTTGCCGCCGTGCCGGGTTCGCCCGATGCGCTGCTTGTCGGCACGCAGGATGCCGTGTGGCGTGGCGAATTTTCCGGCAGCGGCCAGCCGGGGGGCTGGCGCCAGGTGATCGATGGTGGCAGCAGCGAGACAGTCTCGCTGGGTGGCTCGCTGTACACCTTCGTCAGGAACGGCGAGTTCCTGGCCAGTCCGGACGGAGGGCAGACCTGGAAGCCCGTCGCGCCGGGCGGACAGCCGTCGGTGGGGGGGCGGGTGGCTTCGCTTGCTGGCGGCATGGACGCGAAGGGAACGGTCCTGCTGGCCTCCGTGGAAGGTGTCGGCATCATGCGGTCGACGGACGGGGGACAAAGCTGGAGCAGGGGCAAGGCCGGGTTCGAGAACGAGCGGCATCTGGCCATGGCCCCCGGCCAGACCGCCGTGGCCTACGCGGCGCAGACCAATGGCGTGGCGCACAAGCAGCTCTTGCGCACCACCGATGGCGGCAAGACCTGGGACAAGTGCTTCCGCATGGCGATGCCGTGGGACAAGGTAAGCTTCGGCACCAACGTCGAGCGCTCCTGGGTGCAGACGCAACTGGGATGGGGCTACTATCTTACCTCCAACCCGCTGGCCGTGAATCCGGCGGGCGATGGCCTGCTGCTGCTGGCGACGCAGGGAGACCTGTACGTCAGCCGCGATGGCGGAGATTCATGGACACAGGCCATGTCGGCCGTGCAGCATGCCGCGGATGGCGGCGCGGCGCCGGTGCTGAGTTCCATCGGGCTGGAGGTGACCAGCGCCTGGGCATACCTGCACGACCCCCACGACACGCAGCGCCAGTACATTGCCTATACGGACATAGGCTTCGCCCGCTCGGTGGACCAAGGGCGTTCCTGGACGTGGTCGGCCAAGGGGTCGCCGTGGACCAACACCTTCTACGACGTGGTGTTCGACCCGGCCATGCCCGGCCGCATGTACGCCGCCGCCAGCATGCGGCATGACATTCCGCATGCCCAGGAGCTGTTTCCCACCAACATGAAGTTCGCCATTCACGCCATGGGCGGCGTGGTGGCAAGCGACGACCACGGGGCCACGTGGCGGGTGCCCTACGACCCCAGGGGCGGGGAGGCGCTGCCCAGCCAGACCTGCACCACCGTGACGCTGGACGATCGGTCTCCGCCCGAGGCCCGGGTGTTGTACGCCGGGCTTTACGGCGAAGGAGATGACGACAGGGCCGGTGTCTACAAGTCGGTGGACGGCGGCAGAAGCTGGCGCACCGCGAGCCGGGGCCTGGGCACGCCGGGCAACCTGCATGTGTACAGACTGCGCATCCATCCGGCAACGCGCGAGTTGTATTGCCTGATTACCGGCATCAGCGGCAAGGGCACCAACTTCACCATCCCCGGAGGGCTGTGGAAGTCGCCCGACGGCGGGGACACCTGGCAGAACCTCACGGCGGGCAGCCCGCTGGCCTGGTGGGCCACCAACCTGGCGTTCGATCCCGTCGATGCCCGCGTCATCTACGTTTCCGCGGCCACGGCGCCGGGCCACTGGCTGGAGGGCGGCGTGTACAAGACCGTCGATGGCGGCAGAAGCTGGAAGCAGGTGCTCAGCGACAAGGGCATCATGCAGGCGGCGGGCGGCGACAGCTTCGACCACACCATGGCGGTGGTGGTGCACCCGGACAACCCCCGGCTGATCTATGCGGGAACAACCCTGCACGGACTGCTCTACAGCCCGGACGGCGGGGAATCCTGGCGGCATTTCGCCGGGTTTCCCTTCGCCGCCATCACCGGTGTCACTTTCGATCCGGCGGACCGCAAGCGCATGATCGTCACGACGTTCGGCGGGGGCGTGTGGTCCGGGCCGATCCTTCCGGAGGAGTAGTCATGGGACGGGCGCTGGTCACATCCGCAAGAACGCGCGTTGCCTACAACATCTGCAAGAGTCTGGCCCGCCGCGGGGTGGAGGTGGTGGTGGCGGATGCCCAGCCGCATGCCATGTCCTTCCATTCGCGGCATGCGGTGGGGACGGCCCGGTATGTTTCGCCCTTCGTTGACGAGCACCGGTTCATCGACGACCTGGTGCGGCTTGTCGAGCAGGAGCGCATCGACGTGCTGATCCCGGTGCTGGAGGAAACATACATGGTCGCCCGCCACCGTGACCGCCTGCCTGCCCGCGCGGGATTGTGCCTGGCCGGATATCGCGCCCTGGTGGAACTGCACGACAAGGAGTCGCTGCGGACGCTGGCGAACCGCCTGGGGGTGCCCATGCCGGAAACCGTGTCCCTGGCCGCCGTGCTGGCATCGCCCGGCATGGCCGGGGAGATGGCGTATCCGCAGGTGGTCAAGCCGCGGCAGGGGGGCGGCGGCTGGGCCGTGGAAGAGGTGACGACGCCGGACCGCCTGCGTGCCCTTGCCAGCGAGCGGGCCGCCAGCGGCGGGCTGGCCCAGCGGAAGCTTGATGGTGACACCGTGTGCGTCGCCATGCTGTACGACGCCGGGAAAATGGTGGCCAGCGACACCTACCGCGTGATCCAGGCGTACCCGTGGCCCTATGGCCAGGGCACGTTGCGGGAATCGTTTTCGTGCCCGGCAGCGGAACAGGGCCTGCGGACCCTGCTCGACGCCATGGCCTGGACCGGCGTGTGCGAGGCGGATTTCATCGTCGAACCGGACAGCGGCAGGGCTTTTCTCATCGACGTCAATCCCAGGTTCTGGGGATCCCTGGCCCACAGCCTGACGCGCGGCATGGATTTTCCCTATTATTACTACAAGCTGGCGAGAAACGAGCGGGATTTCGGGGTGCCTGAATCCGCTCCCGGTGTTGTCACGCGCTGGCTTGGCGGTGATGTCATGCGCCTTGGCGCCCAGTTCGTGAACGCGCGCCACAAGGCGGCCTTTCTCGTCAATGCGTTGCGCGGCCACAGGCGAGTGGCTGCCTATGACGACTTCGACCTTTCGGACCCGCTGCCCATGCTGGCGTGGTGCTGCGGGCAGGCGACGAAGGCGGTGCGGCGGGCCTGGGGAATGCCCACGCCGGGCGAGGGGCTGTGCGGCCAGTGGGAATGAGCGGGGGAACGACCACGTTGGATTAATCGGCAAGGGGCTGCCGGAAGGAGCCGTTATGGCACGTGCGACGCAAGACAGGAATGCCACGGTGCAGGCGCTGAAGCTGCTGTTTTTGCTGTGCATTTGTTACGGGCATATCTTTGCGGAAGGCCCCGGCGCATCCCTGATGCACACGCTGCCCATGCGCCTGTGGTGGGTGCCGGGTGATGTGGGCCTGTTCTTCTTTACCGCGACGTCCGGCTATTTCACCACGTTGCGCTACCCCTCGCCGGACAGGATGGAGGGGTACTGGACGCGCAAGGTGTCGCGCCTGTTCGGGCTGTTCCTGTTCCTGAACGCGGTGCTGGGGTGCGTCTTCCTGGTCACGGGCCGCAACGGGCTGTTCAGCATGGATACGCTGTTCAACCTTGCCGGGCTCAACGGATTTCTGAACTGGTTCCACCTCGGCAACGAAAGCCCGTTCGGAGCGGGCCAGTGGTTCATGACGCTGCTGTTGCTGTTCTACCTCGTCTATCCGTGGATCGGCAGGGTGGTGACGACTCCGGCGCGCGGACGGCTGCTGCTGTGGGGGGGCGTCGCGCTGGCCGCAGTGATGCAGGTGGCCGCGCCGTATGGCCACTCGTTATGGTCCACCTCCGTGGGGTTTCTGGCGGGCTTCTGGCTGGCGCGTTTCGGGGGGGGCAATGCCGGGCGCGTCGCCCTGTTCGCCGCGATCTCGTGCGTTGCAGGTGCGGTGGGCTACAGCCTGAGCGGGCACCAGCCGGTGGTGGCGTACGCCATCATCGGGTTGGCGGGCGTTGCGGTCACGGGGTTGGCCCTGACCGGCATCCATCCCCTGCTGCCTTCCCGGCTGGTGGCGGCGTTCGGCGATTTGCTGCTGCCCCTGTACATCATCCACACCTATTTTCGTCTGCCCCTGGCGGACAATCCGTATCTGGACGCCCTGCTGGTGCTCGGCATGAACGTGTGCATCGCGTGGGTGCTGCAAAGGGCGTATGGCGGGCTGGTGCGGCTGATGGCACTGATGGCCGGGCAGCCGAACACCGTGCGGGGGAGGGCGGCATGATGGCGGACACAGTTGCGTCACCGCGCCGGTCAGGAGGGCGGCTCGCCTCCATCGACGCCATGCGGGGCCTGGTCATGCTGCTCATGACGTTCGACCATGTGCGGGGAGACTTTACCGCCGTGGCGCAGAGGCTGTGGCATGGCGTTTCCGTCCTTCCCGCGAATCCGCTGGAACTGGAAACGACCACCCCGACGTTCTTCCTGATGCGTTGGGTGACCCACCTGTGCGCTCCGACCTTCGTTTTTCTTGCCGGGGTATCCGTGAACTTCTGGATGCTGCGCCATGGCGGAGAGCATTCCGTCGGGCGTTACCTGCTGACGCGGGGCGCCATGATCGTCGGAATCAACATGATACTCGGGCTGCACGCGCCATTTTCGTCCACCAGGGTGCTGGTGCTCGGCGTGCTGTGGGCCATAGGATGCTCCATGCTGCTGCTGGCCATCGTCGTGCGGCTGCCCCGGACGCTTTCGTTGTGCCTGGCGTTGCTGCTGGTGGTCGGACACGACGCGCTCCGGGCGTACATGCCGGAAGGAGAGGTGGTCTCGGCGCTGTGGAAGCTGGCGTTCGTGCGAGCCTACTTCGAGATTCCCGGTATCGGCGCGGTCTACGCCCTGTACACGGTGCTGCCGTGGTTCGGGCTGATGTGGCTGGGCCATCTGTGCGGCTGGGTATTCCGGCTGGAAGCGGCGCAGCGTCGCCGCCTGCTTCCGGTCCTGGGCGCGGGATGTCTTGCGCTGTTCGCGCTGTTGCGGCTTTCGGACGGGTATGGCGACCCCACGCCCTTCATGGCCCAATCCGCGGCCTGGCAGACCATGGCGTCTTTCGTGAACGTGGAAAAGTACCCGCCGTCATTGCAGTTTTCTCTTCTTACGCTGGGCGTCATGTGGCTGCTGCTGGCCTGGTTCGAACGCGGACGGCGTCTGGAGTTTCTCTGTGTGCCAGGCAGGGTTCCGCTTGCCTATTACGTGCTGCACATCATCTGCATCAGGGCGCTGGCGACGGTGCTGACGCTCATGCCCGACCCGGTCCGGAGCGCGTCGTTCAGCGCTTCGGGCGTGGTGGTGTTTTCCGCCCTGGTGTTCGCCGCCCTTTATCCCGTGTGCGCATGGATTGGCCTGTGGCGGACCGGTGGGTACCGGATGAGCGGAGGAGCACCGGCATGAACGTCGTCCTTGTCCTTGCCGCAGACACGATGCTTGCCCGCGTCATTTGCAGGGCCCTGCACCGCAGGGGATTCGAGGTGCTGGTGGCCGCCACCTCGGAGTGGCCCATCTGCGCCTATTCCAGGTACGCGCGCCGTACCTTTGTGCATGCGGACCCCACCCTGGACGAGGACGGGTTTATCGACGACCTGCGGCGCATTTGCGAGGAAAACCGGGTTTCCGTGCTGCTTCCGGTGCTGGGCGAGGCGGCGGTCATCGCGCGGCACCGCCACCGCCTGGGTTCCGATGTGCGGCTGCTGCTGGGCGACGCCGATACGCTGGCCATCTTCGCGGACAAATACCGCACCTACGGGGTGGCGCGCGAGGCGGGCGTGCTGGTGCCCGAATACCGGGCGGTGGCGGACCTTGCGGACGACCCGGCGGCGCTGGCTGCCTTTCCCTGCCCGTGCCTTGCCAAGCCGGTATGGGGATGGGGCGGGTACGGCATGCACGAGTGCGCCGACGCGCGGGCCTTGGCCGCGCTGGTCGCGGACATGCCCGAAACGACGCGCGAAGGCTATTTCGTGCAGCGCAGGATGGCGGGCGACGTCGTGTGCGTGGCCATGTTGTGCGACGCGGGCAGGGTGCACGCCAGCGACACCTTTCGCATCGTCGCTTCGTATCCGGGCAGGCACGGGCAATCCACGGTACGGGAGACGGTTCGGTGCGACGCCGCCGTCGAGTCCCTGCGCGGGCTGCTGGAGCATGTGCGGTGGTCGGGGCCGTGCCAGGCGGACTTCATCGTCGATCCGGCAACGGGCGCGCCCTATCTGATCGATATCAACGCGCGCTACTGGAATTCGCTGGTCCAGAGCACGGCGCGGGGCATAGATTTCCCCTCCTTGCATTGCATGCTGGCCCTGGGAGAGGAATGCGCGGACGCGGAACCGACCGCCGCCGGGGTGACCACCGCATGGCTCAGCCGGGCCTTGCGGGGCGATCCGGCCCTGGTGTTGCGACGGATGTTTGCCCGTGGCGGCGGGCTGGCGGGCAGGGGTATCGCCGCCTGCGACGACTGGGATGTGCATGATCCGTTGCCGTTTTTCGTGTGGCCCGTGCGAAACGTGTTGCGCAACATCATGGTGCGACTGGCCGCGCGGCGCGGCAATGCCGCCTGAAGCAAGGGGGTATGGACATGTCGGTTCTTGGTGGCATTGGCGGCGTGCTGCGGCGCTATTCCTGCCTGCGGCAGAAACGCCAGGGCAAGCCCCCGTTGTCCTTGTGGGATGTCACGGACGAGGGGGGTGTGCTGGCCGTTGGCGGCATGCCGTGCACACGCCTTGCGCGTGATTACGGCACCCCGCTTCTTGTGGTCGATGCGGCGGCCCTGCGGCGGCGGGTGCAGGACGTGCAAGCCGCGCTGGACGAGGTGCTGCCCGGCGCCATGCTGGCCTATTCGTACAAGACCAACTGCATTCCCGGCATCCTGCGCATGCTCCACGACGCCGGGGTGGGGGCCGAGGTCATTTCTCCCTACGAGTACTGGCTGTCCGAAAGTCTGGGCGTGGACGGCGGGCAGGTGGTCTACAACGGTGTGGACAAGTCGCGCGAAAGCATTGCCAGGGCCGTGGCGCGGGGAACGCTCGTCAACATAGACAGCCGGGACGAGATCGACGTGGTGCTTGCCGAAGCCCGCGAACAGCGCCGCACTGCGCGGGTGGGGCTGCGCCTTGCCCTTAACCGCAGCGCCCAGTTCGGCCTGGACCCCGAAGGGGACGACCTGGCCCACGTGGTGCGCAACTGCCTTGACGCACCGGGCCATGCAGACCTTGTGGCCCTGCATTTCAACGTTACCAGCAACGCCAGGCACAGCGGCTATCATGCCCGCTGCCTGTCGCGCGCGCTGGACGTGATGTCGTGGCTCGCCAGGGAACACGAGGTGCGGATCCGCCTGCTTGACGTGGGCGGGGGCTTCGGCGTGGAGACGAGCAAGAACATGTCCGGTGCGGAATACGGCCTGTACCGCCTGTTTGGCGTGCAGCCGGGGGCGGCGTGGATGGACCCGTTCCAGGATTTTCGCCTTTACCTGCGCGACCTGGCGGACACGTTGCGGGCCTTCTGCGCCCGAAACGACCTGCCGGTGCCCGTCGTCTGCATTGAACCGGGCAGGCTGCTTACCAGCAAGGCCGAGTTGCTGCTGACGCAGGTCAAGGCCGTAAAGGAACGACCGGGGGCGGAGCCCTTTGCCATAACCGACGCAGGCAGGCTGTCACAGGCATTTCCCTGCGACTTCGAATGGCATGAGGCGTTTCTGGCCAGCGACCTGCGCAGGCCGCCGTCGCGGCCGTATACGGTCACCGGCAGGGTATGCACGAGATCGGACTGGCTCTACAGGGGCAAGCTGCTGCCCGAACTCGCCACCGGCGACGTGCTGGCGGTGATGGATGCAGGGGCCTACTTTTCGTCCTACGCCATGAATTTTGCCTTTCCCCGGGCTGCGGTGGTTGCCGTGGAGGACGGAAGGGCGCGGGTGCTGCGGCGGCGCGAGGACTTCCGGCATCTCGTGGGAATGGACGATGTCGTGCTGGCGGACGTTACCTGGGACGGAGGCGAGCGATGAGCCTGCGCATGGTGCCATGCGGACCGGACCGTTACGGGGAATGGGATCGCTTCCGCGAGGAACATCCCGCCTGTCCCCTGTTTCATTCACGGCCGTGGCTGAACCTGCTGGCCCGGCACCAGGACGCCCGGCTGGACATGTACCTGATGGAGGACACGCAGGGGGTTGCGGGCATCTTCCCGGTCTTCAGCCGCAATTACGTGGTGCTCAGGGTGTTCTCGTCGCCCTACGTGGTCACCGATACGCCGTATCTCGGGCCCCTGGTCCGCGCGGACGTGCCCTGCGGGGACCTGTGGTCGACACTGCTCGCCCATGCCCGGAG encodes the following:
- a CDS encoding WD40/YVTN/BNR-like repeat-containing protein: MPFANVNTCLAAAPGTSGLHVERRAIRVLSGLVLALAIALASAMPLAAAGEDARSGFRPLGPGGGGGMYVPSISPYDARLVFVASDMGGVYRSEDGGESWRLIPYRQGLQFTQVSPPMAHFPARIAWITQRNRVTVSDDGGKTWRTQPEGPWKNAPVTRLAAVPGSPDALLVGTQDAVWRGEFSGSGQPGGWRQVIDGGSSETVSLGGSLYTFVRNGEFLASPDGGQTWKPVAPGGQPSVGGRVASLAGGMDAKGTVLLASVEGVGIMRSTDGGQSWSRGKAGFENERHLAMAPGQTAVAYAAQTNGVAHKQLLRTTDGGKTWDKCFRMAMPWDKVSFGTNVERSWVQTQLGWGYYLTSNPLAVNPAGDGLLLLATQGDLYVSRDGGDSWTQAMSAVQHAADGGAAPVLSSIGLEVTSAWAYLHDPHDTQRQYIAYTDIGFARSVDQGRSWTWSAKGSPWTNTFYDVVFDPAMPGRMYAAASMRHDIPHAQELFPTNMKFAIHAMGGVVASDDHGATWRVPYDPRGGEALPSQTCTTVTLDDRSPPEARVLYAGLYGEGDDDRAGVYKSVDGGRSWRTASRGLGTPGNLHVYRLRIHPATRELYCLITGISGKGTNFTIPGGLWKSPDGGDTWQNLTAGSPLAWWATNLAFDPVDARVIYVSAATAPGHWLEGGVYKTVDGGRSWKQVLSDKGIMQAAGGDSFDHTMAVVVHPDNPRLIYAGTTLHGLLYSPDGGESWRHFAGFPFAAITGVTFDPADRKRMIVTTFGGGVWSGPILPEE
- a CDS encoding ATP-grasp domain-containing protein: MGRALVTSARTRVAYNICKSLARRGVEVVVADAQPHAMSFHSRHAVGTARYVSPFVDEHRFIDDLVRLVEQERIDVLIPVLEETYMVARHRDRLPARAGLCLAGYRALVELHDKESLRTLANRLGVPMPETVSLAAVLASPGMAGEMAYPQVVKPRQGGGGWAVEEVTTPDRLRALASERAASGGLAQRKLDGDTVCVAMLYDAGKMVASDTYRVIQAYPWPYGQGTLRESFSCPAAEQGLRTLLDAMAWTGVCEADFIVEPDSGRAFLIDVNPRFWGSLAHSLTRGMDFPYYYYKLARNERDFGVPESAPGVVTRWLGGDVMRLGAQFVNARHKAAFLVNALRGHRRVAAYDDFDLSDPLPMLAWCCGQATKAVRRAWGMPTPGEGLCGQWE
- a CDS encoding acyltransferase family protein is translated as MARATQDRNATVQALKLLFLLCICYGHIFAEGPGASLMHTLPMRLWWVPGDVGLFFFTATSGYFTTLRYPSPDRMEGYWTRKVSRLFGLFLFLNAVLGCVFLVTGRNGLFSMDTLFNLAGLNGFLNWFHLGNESPFGAGQWFMTLLLLFYLVYPWIGRVVTTPARGRLLLWGGVALAAVMQVAAPYGHSLWSTSVGFLAGFWLARFGGGNAGRVALFAAISCVAGAVGYSLSGHQPVVAYAIIGLAGVAVTGLALTGIHPLLPSRLVAAFGDLLLPLYIIHTYFRLPLADNPYLDALLVLGMNVCIAWVLQRAYGGLVRLMALMAGQPNTVRGRAA
- a CDS encoding DUF1624 domain-containing protein, translating into MMADTVASPRRSGGRLASIDAMRGLVMLLMTFDHVRGDFTAVAQRLWHGVSVLPANPLELETTTPTFFLMRWVTHLCAPTFVFLAGVSVNFWMLRHGGEHSVGRYLLTRGAMIVGINMILGLHAPFSSTRVLVLGVLWAIGCSMLLLAIVVRLPRTLSLCLALLLVVGHDALRAYMPEGEVVSALWKLAFVRAYFEIPGIGAVYALYTVLPWFGLMWLGHLCGWVFRLEAAQRRRLLPVLGAGCLALFALLRLSDGYGDPTPFMAQSAAWQTMASFVNVEKYPPSLQFSLLTLGVMWLLLAWFERGRRLEFLCVPGRVPLAYYVLHIICIRALATVLTLMPDPVRSASFSASGVVVFSALVFAALYPVCAWIGLWRTGGYRMSGGAPA